AGGACGTCGCGCTGCCAGTTCTCCAGCGGCGAGTACTCGATCAGGAACTTGAGGATGTCGCGTGTGGGCTCCGCCGGGAAGGATTTCTTGCGCTCCGACTCTTCGCGCAGACGCAGCGATTCGCGGGCCAGGATCTCGGGCGGGTTGATGTAGTCCTGCATGTACTCCTTGCTCTTCAGCCGGCGGGCGACGCGCGGCGCCTCTTCCGGAGCGTCGGGCCGCTCGCGGACGATGAAGAGGGAGTGCGGATCGATGAGGTTCTCCAGCGAAAGGCAGAGATCGATGAAATTCTCCACCCGGTCCACGCCGTGGCGGTCCATGTAGCGGCGGACGCGCGTGGCGTGGTTGGCCATCTCGTCCATCATCTTGCGGTTGGTCTTGGAGAACCAGACGTTGTTCTTGAAGAAGTCGCAGTGGGCGTAAACGTGCGCCATGACGATCTTCTGGTCGACGTCGGCGTTGCACTCCAGCAGGTAGGCGTAGCAGGGATCGTTGTTGATCACCATCTCGTAGATGCGCTGCAGGCCGAAGGTGTAGCCCTTCTGGAGCTGCTCGAAGTCCATGCCGAAGCGCCAGTGCGGGTAGCGGGTGGGGAACCCGCCGTAGGCGGCGACCTGGTTCAGCTTGCGGTAGTCCAGGACCTCGAACATCACCGGGAAGAAGTCGAGGCCGTAGTCGCGCGCGTGCGCCTCGATCTCGCGCTGCAACCCGGCGAGCAGGGGGGAAAGGCTCAACGTCCCCTCCCGAGGAATTCCTTGATCGACTGATGGATGGCTTCCTTGCTCTCGATTTTCGACAGCGCGACCGCCTCCTCCTCCGCGAAGGCCTCCTTCAGGTCCAGCAGGAACTGGCCGGTGCCGTAGGGGCTCTCGACCTGGCCGTAGGCGAACAGGTTCACTCCGGGCAGCAGTTCCTCGCGCAGCAGCCGGATGCACTCCTGCGTGTCGCCCTGCGACCAGTTGTCGCCGTCCGAGAAGTGGAAGCAGTAGACGTTCCATTCCTGGGCGGGGTAGTCGGTCCTGGTCACTTCGAGGGCCAGCCGGTAGGCGCTGGAGATGACGGTGCCGCCGCTCTCGCGCGTGTGGTAGAAGGTCTCCTGGTCCACCTCGCGCGCCTCCGCGTCGTGGATGATGTAGCGGATCTCCAGCCCCTTGTAGTGATGGCGCAGCCAGGTGTCGATCCAGAACGACTCGATGCGGACGATCTCCTTCTGCTCCTCGCCCATCGATCCCGAGACATCCATCATATAAATGACCGCCGCAGTCGTCTCGGGCAGGATGGTGGGCCGCCAGGTGCGATACCGCTTGTCCTCGCGGATGATGAAGGGCAGCGCCCCCGGCCGCCGGTAGGTCCCGGAAGCGAGCGAGCGCTTCATCATCTCCTTGTAGGTCCTGCGGAAATGTCTCAGGCTCTCGGGGCCGGTCGGTGCGATGCCGGTGTAGCGGTACTTCTCCGTGACGATGTTCTTGCGGCCGCGTGGCTCGATGCGCGGCAATTCCAGCTCCTCGCCGAGCATCTCCGCCAGCTCGTCGAGCGTGACCTCCACCTCGAGCAGGTGCTGGCCCGGCGCGTCGCCCGCCTGCCCGCTGCCCTCCTCGGGCTCCGCCGCCCCCAGGACCGTGCCGACATCGCCCTCTCCCTGGCCCACGCCGCCGGCCTGGCGCCGGCCGTGCACGAAGTGGGGGATGGAGATCTGGGGCAGGGGAATGCTGATGAGGTCCTTGCCGCGGCGCCCGATCATCTCGCCGCGCGAGATGTACTTGCGCAGGTCCTGCTTGATCTTGCCGCGGATGATCTGCTTGAAGCGGTGGTGGTCCTGCTCGATGCGAAGAATCATGGAGATCCCGGAACCGGCGGAGGGCTCAGGGCCGCGGCCCCGGGTTGGTTCCGAGGCGCGCGGCGTTCAGTCCCGGGCATCCCCGCGGGCGAAGATGCTGGCAATGTAGTTGAGCACGTCGGTGGCGCATACGTCGCAATAGGCGTAGTCCTTGATGAGGCGGCTCTTCACCACGTCGATCTTTTCCTGCGTCTCCTTGTCGACGACGCTGCTGACCAGGCTCGTGAGCTTGATCGAGTCCTTCTGGTCCTCGAATAGCTTGAGCTCGAGGGCCTTGTGCAGCCTCTCGTTGGTCCGGTAGTTGAAGGTCTTGCGCTCCACCGCCAGCGCGCCGATGTAGTTCATGATCTCCCGGCGGAAATCGTCCTTGCGGTTCTCGGGGATGTCGATCTTGTCCTCGATGGAGCGCATCAGCCGCTCATCCGGCTCCTCGTCCTGGCCGGTGTACTTGTTGCGGACCCGCTCTTTCTGGGTGTAGGCCTTGATGTTGTCGATGTAGTTCGCGCACAGGCGGCTGATGGCCTCCTCATCCGCGGATATGGCGCGCTGCACCTCGTTCTTGGCGATGTCCTCGTACTCCTGCTTCACCACCGACAGGAGGTCGCGGTAGCGCTTGCGCAGCTCCTCGTTGGTGAGCAGCGAATGGTGCTTCAGCCCGCTCTCGAGCTCGTTGAGCACCATGAAGGGGTTGATGCACCCCTCCCCCTTGTCCGAGACCAGCGCGTTGCTGATCTTGTCCTGCGTGTAGCGCGGGGAGATTCCGTCCATCCCTTCGCGCATCGCCTCCTTGCGCAGCTCCTTGACGTTGTCCTCGGTGAAGCCCGGAAGGGTCTTGCCGTTGTAGAGCTTGAGCTTCTGCAGGAGGGTGAGGTCGGCCTTCTTGGGCTCCTCCAGGCGCGTCAGGATGCCCCACATCGCGGCCATCTCGATGGTGTGGGGGGCGATGTGCTTGCCGCGGATACGCGACGGGTTGTAGTCCTTCTCGTAGATCTTGATCTCCTCGGCCAGCTTGGTGATATAGGGGATGTCGATCTTCACCGTGCGGTCGCGCAGCGCCTCCATGAACTCGTTGTGCTGCAGCTTGCGGTACTCGGGCTCGTTGGTGTGCCCGATGATCACCTCGTCGATGTCGCACTGCGCGAACTTCTTCGGCTTGATCTTGTGCTCCTGGGAGGCCCCCAGCAGGTCGTAGAGGAAGGCGACGTCCAGCTTCAGGACCTCGACGAACTCGATGAGCCCGCGGTTGGCGATGTTGAACTCGCCGTCGAAGTTGAAGGCCCGGGGATCGGAATCGGCGCCGTACTCGGCGATCTTTCGGTAGTTGATATCGCCCGTGAGCTCGGTCGAGTCCTGGTTCTTCTCGTCCTTGGGCTGGAATGTCCCGATGCCGATCCGGTCCTTCTCGGAGAGGATGAGGCGGCGGACCTTGATGTGCGAGATGATCCGGGTCCAGTCGCCGCCGTAGCGCAGATTCAGTTCCTTGTACTGCTGCCGACAGGAGGGGCACATCTCCCCCTCCACCACGAT
Above is a genomic segment from Candidatus Polarisedimenticolia bacterium containing:
- a CDS encoding DUF444 family protein: MILRIEQDHHRFKQIIRGKIKQDLRKYISRGEMIGRRGKDLISIPLPQISIPHFVHGRRQAGGVGQGEGDVGTVLGAAEPEEGSGQAGDAPGQHLLEVEVTLDELAEMLGEELELPRIEPRGRKNIVTEKYRYTGIAPTGPESLRHFRRTYKEMMKRSLASGTYRRPGALPFIIREDKRYRTWRPTILPETTAAVIYMMDVSGSMGEEQKEIVRIESFWIDTWLRHHYKGLEIRYIIHDAEAREVDQETFYHTRESGGTVISSAYRLALEVTRTDYPAQEWNVYCFHFSDGDNWSQGDTQECIRLLREELLPGVNLFAYGQVESPYGTGQFLLDLKEAFAEEEAVALSKIESKEAIHQSIKEFLGRGR
- a CDS encoding serine protein kinase, which translates into the protein MASGSEIIQMIGRLQDLKGFRDQHWEGSFEDYLQIVRQNPRVTRSAFQRVYDMILSQGTREYYEYKKKIIHYNFFDDRSHGGVDAVFGLDVPLMKMVNVFKSAAKRYGTERRVLLLHGPVGSSKSTIVRLLKKGMEDYSRTPEGALYSFSWIVEEENTRKKQDQAVMESPCPMHEEPLHLVPPELRAEIFGKLSEGRPEPERIVVEGEMCPSCRQQYKELNLRYGGDWTRIISHIKVRRLILSEKDRIGIGTFQPKDEKNQDSTELTGDINYRKIAEYGADSDPRAFNFDGEFNIANRGLIEFVEVLKLDVAFLYDLLGASQEHKIKPKKFAQCDIDEVIIGHTNEPEYRKLQHNEFMEALRDRTVKIDIPYITKLAEEIKIYEKDYNPSRIRGKHIAPHTIEMAAMWGILTRLEEPKKADLTLLQKLKLYNGKTLPGFTEDNVKELRKEAMREGMDGISPRYTQDKISNALVSDKGEGCINPFMVLNELESGLKHHSLLTNEELRKRYRDLLSVVKQEYEDIAKNEVQRAISADEEAISRLCANYIDNIKAYTQKERVRNKYTGQDEEPDERLMRSIEDKIDIPENRKDDFRREIMNYIGALAVERKTFNYRTNERLHKALELKLFEDQKDSIKLTSLVSSVVDKETQEKIDVVKSRLIKDYAYCDVCATDVLNYIASIFARGDARD